Proteins encoded together in one Streptomyces sp. NBC_01216 window:
- a CDS encoding ABC transporter ATP-binding protein, with product MPGEREVVRKSPQRSAVRTLSRLWPYVRPVRARWFAAAVVAVVASCLSLVIPLVLKWMVDGPVADGDPGGVWLGALYLLLLGLTEAALFGFRRWLVARPLAGVEAGMRADLYRHLQRLPIAFHDRWASGQLLSRGTTDLMLVRMFLAFPLTFLLVNSVTILAGYVLLLGQDWTLGLVLLTPVVPLVILCSVFENRYAVVARRSQDQVGDLTTVVEESVLGIRIVKGFGRHRSQARAFRSLAERLRGTELGKARLLAGIWALITLVPELAIGAALVLGVVRVADGDLSAGTLVAFLSTVLALRWPVESIGFLLAMSQEAATATERYFEVMDEPGESSGAVPSARPRGPGGEPSPARDGMRFENVSFRYPDSPADAPAVLDRIDLHVRPGETLALVGGTGSGKTTLTALVPRLHEVTGGRVLLDGEDITLMARERLRELVSVAFEEPTLFSASVGENVLMGAGPGHGEPELRRALGVAQAERFVDALPQGPATQVGEQGLSLSGGQRQRLALARAVVGRPRFLVLDDPLSALDVHTEALVEAALREVLRDTTALVVAHRPSTVMLADRVALLSGGRIAAVGTHHELLRSSTEYAWLMSGAERGPADRDPREARPAGGTAETAETADGQDLRGRGQERERHR from the coding sequence ATGCCCGGAGAACGAGAAGTCGTCAGGAAGTCCCCGCAACGCTCGGCCGTGCGCACGCTGTCACGGCTGTGGCCCTACGTGCGGCCGGTGCGGGCGCGGTGGTTCGCCGCCGCCGTCGTCGCGGTCGTCGCCTCGTGCCTGTCCCTCGTCATCCCGCTCGTCCTCAAGTGGATGGTGGACGGCCCCGTCGCCGACGGCGACCCGGGAGGGGTGTGGCTCGGCGCCCTGTACCTGCTGCTGCTGGGTCTCACGGAGGCGGCGCTCTTCGGCTTCCGGCGCTGGCTGGTGGCCCGCCCCCTGGCCGGTGTCGAGGCGGGGATGCGCGCCGACCTGTACCGGCACCTCCAGCGGCTGCCGATCGCCTTCCACGACCGGTGGGCCTCCGGGCAGCTGCTCTCACGCGGCACCACCGACCTGATGCTGGTGCGGATGTTCCTGGCCTTCCCCCTGACGTTCCTGCTGGTCAACTCCGTCACCATCCTGGCCGGCTACGTCCTGCTGCTCGGCCAGGACTGGACGCTCGGTCTGGTCCTGCTCACGCCCGTCGTGCCGCTGGTGATCCTCTGTTCCGTCTTCGAGAACCGGTACGCGGTCGTCGCCCGCCGGTCCCAGGACCAGGTCGGTGATCTGACCACGGTCGTGGAGGAGAGCGTGCTGGGCATCCGGATCGTCAAGGGGTTCGGCCGCCACCGCAGCCAGGCACGCGCCTTCCGGTCGCTGGCCGAGCGGCTGCGCGGCACGGAGCTGGGCAAGGCCCGGCTGCTGGCCGGGATCTGGGCGCTCATCACCCTCGTACCCGAGCTGGCCATCGGTGCCGCGCTCGTCCTCGGGGTGGTGCGGGTCGCCGACGGTGACCTCTCCGCGGGGACCCTGGTCGCCTTCCTGTCGACCGTGCTCGCGCTCCGCTGGCCGGTGGAGTCGATCGGCTTCCTGCTGGCGATGAGCCAGGAGGCGGCGACGGCGACGGAGCGCTACTTCGAGGTGATGGACGAGCCCGGGGAGTCCTCGGGGGCGGTCCCCTCGGCACGGCCCCGGGGCCCCGGCGGGGAGCCGTCCCCGGCCCGGGACGGCATGCGCTTCGAGAACGTCTCGTTCCGCTATCCGGACTCCCCCGCCGACGCGCCCGCCGTGCTCGACCGGATCGATCTGCACGTCCGGCCCGGTGAGACCCTGGCGTTGGTCGGCGGGACAGGCTCCGGCAAGACGACGCTCACCGCGCTCGTCCCCCGGCTGCACGAGGTGACCGGGGGCCGTGTCCTCCTCGACGGCGAGGACATCACGCTCATGGCGCGCGAACGGCTCCGCGAACTGGTGTCGGTCGCCTTCGAGGAACCGACGCTCTTCTCGGCGAGCGTCGGCGAGAACGTCCTGATGGGCGCGGGACCCGGGCACGGTGAGCCCGAGCTGCGGCGGGCACTCGGCGTGGCCCAGGCCGAGCGTTTCGTCGACGCGCTGCCCCAGGGCCCGGCCACCCAGGTCGGCGAGCAGGGACTGAGCCTGTCCGGCGGCCAGCGCCAGCGTCTGGCGCTGGCGCGGGCGGTCGTCGGCCGGCCCCGTTTCCTGGTGCTGGACGATCCGCTCTCGGCCCTGGACGTCCACACCGAGGCACTGGTGGAGGCCGCGCTGCGCGAGGTCCTGCGCGACACGACGGCCCTGGTGGTGGCGCACCGCCCGTCGACGGTCATGCTCGCCGACCGGGTGGCGCTCCTGTCGGGGGGCCGGATCGCGGCGGTGGGCACGCACCACGAACTACTGCGGAGCAGTACCGAGTACGCCTGGCTGATGTCGGGCGCGGAGCGAGGGCCCGCCGACCGGGACCCGCGCGAGGCGAGACCCGCCGGAGGCACGGCGGAGACCGCGGAGACCGCGGACGGGCAGGACCTCAGGGGCCGGGGGCAGGAAAGGGAGCGGCATCGATGA
- a CDS encoding ABC transporter ATP-binding protein has product MTDPTTATPGATAPGGHAPGTEGPPAAPPADGTASGATATKAGVPESVSPAQAAAAPPGHPPAQGGDSGGSGDPFDRDDLPSAAGATGALLRSLLSAHRARVVVAALLLLLQQAAVQTGPLLVAYAIDRGVPAFRAGDHGPVVAVAVGYLLCAAGAGLLQYAFVRAAARINQDVLLDLRGRIFRHAQALSVDFHERYTSGRLISRSTTDVESLRELLSEGLQELIGVVLAFVYISAMLLWLDLGIGAVAVASFAPLYLLVRRYQRRASVVFDERSTAIAGVIVKFAETMNGIRPVRAFRRERANDSEFAALNHRHERSNGDALLEMARYVVGSRLVANTAVAGMCLWGAYRVAGGTLALGVLAAAVLYMRRLYDPIDRLGMFLNSYQSAAASLGKIAGLLAQEPGVPEAVAPRPLPAARPGVPGREVTFEGVRFAYRTGGEVLPRFDLTIPAGQTVAVVGSTGAGKSTLAKLLARFYDPTEGRVLLDGVDLAELATPELRRGVVMVTQEAFLFSGTVAENIAIGRPEATREEIVLAAKAIGAHDFIEGLPDGYDTDVRKRGGRISAGQRQLVAFARALLADPAVLILDEATSSLDVPGERAVQRAMDTVLSGRTAVVIAHRLSTVEIADRVLVMESGRVVEDGTPAELVGGEGRFATLHRAWRDSLVG; this is encoded by the coding sequence ATGACGGATCCGACGACCGCGACGCCGGGGGCGACGGCACCGGGCGGCCACGCGCCCGGCACCGAGGGGCCCCCGGCCGCCCCGCCGGCGGACGGCACCGCGTCGGGTGCCACGGCCACGAAGGCCGGTGTTCCGGAGTCCGTCTCCCCCGCGCAGGCCGCCGCCGCGCCGCCGGGGCACCCGCCCGCGCAGGGCGGGGATTCCGGGGGTTCCGGGGACCCGTTCGACCGCGACGACCTGCCGTCGGCGGCCGGTGCCACCGGGGCCCTGCTGCGCTCCCTGCTCTCCGCGCACCGTGCGCGGGTGGTCGTCGCCGCGCTCCTGCTGCTGCTCCAGCAGGCCGCCGTCCAGACCGGGCCGCTGCTCGTCGCGTACGCCATCGACCGCGGCGTACCCGCCTTCCGCGCCGGGGACCACGGGCCGGTCGTGGCCGTCGCCGTCGGCTACCTGCTGTGCGCGGCGGGCGCCGGACTGCTGCAGTACGCCTTCGTCCGCGCCGCCGCCCGGATCAACCAGGACGTGCTGCTCGACCTGCGGGGCCGGATCTTCCGGCACGCCCAGGCGCTCAGCGTCGACTTCCACGAGCGGTACACCTCCGGGCGGCTCATCTCCCGTTCCACCACCGACGTGGAGTCGCTGCGCGAACTCCTCTCCGAGGGGCTGCAGGAGCTGATCGGCGTCGTCCTCGCCTTCGTCTACATCTCGGCGATGCTGCTCTGGCTGGATCTGGGCATCGGTGCCGTGGCCGTCGCCTCGTTCGCACCGCTGTACCTGCTGGTCCGGCGCTACCAGCGGCGCGCGTCCGTCGTCTTCGACGAGCGGTCCACGGCCATCGCCGGCGTGATCGTGAAGTTCGCCGAGACGATGAACGGTATCCGGCCGGTCCGTGCCTTCCGGCGGGAGCGGGCCAACGACAGCGAGTTCGCGGCCCTCAACCACCGGCACGAGCGGAGCAACGGCGACGCCCTGCTGGAGATGGCCCGGTACGTCGTCGGCTCCCGGCTCGTCGCGAACACCGCGGTGGCCGGCATGTGTCTGTGGGGCGCGTACCGGGTGGCGGGCGGCACGCTGGCGCTCGGCGTCCTGGCGGCGGCGGTGCTGTACATGCGCCGGCTGTACGACCCGATCGACCGGCTCGGGATGTTCCTCAACTCGTACCAGTCGGCCGCCGCCTCCCTCGGCAAGATCGCCGGTCTGCTGGCCCAGGAGCCGGGCGTTCCCGAGGCCGTCGCGCCGCGCCCGCTGCCGGCGGCCCGGCCGGGTGTCCCGGGCCGCGAGGTCACCTTCGAGGGGGTGCGGTTCGCCTACCGGACGGGCGGCGAGGTGCTGCCCCGCTTCGACCTGACGATCCCGGCGGGCCAGACGGTCGCGGTCGTCGGGTCGACGGGTGCGGGCAAGTCGACGCTCGCCAAGCTCCTCGCCCGCTTCTACGACCCGACGGAGGGGCGGGTGCTGCTCGACGGGGTCGACCTCGCCGAACTCGCCACGCCCGAACTGCGGCGGGGCGTGGTCATGGTGACCCAGGAGGCGTTCCTGTTCTCCGGCACGGTCGCCGAGAACATCGCCATCGGCCGGCCGGAGGCGACGCGGGAGGAGATCGTGCTCGCGGCCAAGGCGATCGGCGCGCACGACTTCATCGAGGGGCTCCCGGACGGGTACGACACGGACGTCCGGAAGCGCGGCGGCCGGATCTCGGCGGGGCAGCGTCAGTTGGTGGCCTTCGCGCGGGCACTGCTGGCCGATCCGGCGGTCCTCATCCTGGACGAGGCGACCAGTTCACTGGACGTGCCGGGAGAACGGGCCGTGCAGCGGGCCATGGACACGGTTCTGTCGGGGCGGACGGCCGTGGTGATCGCCCACCGCCTCTCGACGGTGGAGATCGCGGACCGGGTACTGGTGATGGAGTCGGGCCGCGTGGTGGAGGACGGCACTCCGGCCGAACTCGTGGGCGGCGAGGGCCGCTTCGCGACGCTCCATCGCGCCTGGCGTGACAGCCTGGTCGGTTGA
- a CDS encoding ATP-binding protein, translating into MMGGMAGLEGVEQPRQHGGAAAARWMSAVEDEQALKALELYGNPAEEDVRLPSRPESAAVARRLTQCVVLRQWALTPQISEHAVLLVSELVGNAVRHTGARVFGLRMLRRRGWIRVEVRDPSRGLPCLMPVQEMDVSGRGLFLVDKLSDRWGVDLQPRGKTTWFEMRVLDR; encoded by the coding sequence ATGATGGGGGGCATGGCGGGCCTGGAGGGTGTGGAGCAGCCGCGGCAGCACGGGGGTGCCGCCGCGGCTCGGTGGATGTCGGCCGTCGAGGACGAACAGGCTCTCAAAGCGCTTGAGTTGTACGGAAACCCGGCCGAGGAGGATGTCCGGCTGCCGTCCCGCCCCGAGTCGGCTGCCGTCGCCCGCCGGCTCACGCAGTGCGTCGTCCTGCGGCAATGGGCGCTGACCCCGCAGATCTCCGAACACGCCGTCCTGCTCGTCTCCGAACTCGTCGGCAACGCGGTCCGGCACACCGGGGCGCGGGTCTTCGGGTTACGCATGCTGCGCCGTCGCGGCTGGATCCGGGTCGAGGTGCGCGATCCCTCGCGCGGACTGCCCTGCCTGATGCCCGTGCAGGAGATGGACGTCAGCGGGCGCGGTCTCTTCCTCGTCGACAAGCTCTCGGACCGCTGGGGCGTGGATCTCCAGCCCCGTGGCAAGACCACCTGGTTCGAGATGCGTGTCCTGGACCGCTGA
- a CDS encoding polysaccharide deacetylase family protein, whose protein sequence is MYLTDRRGALRAGAAVAFTGALTTACGTDPRPAPSRPPDPSRSSDSSRPSGPTGPPGPSEAAPPRRSAAAAPAPRRFPGHPAEIESGPRDRPRVALTFHGQGDPAVARALLTEAEKTGARITVLAVGDWLDRNPGLARRVLDGGHDLGNHTQRHLDINTMTERRAYDEIRACAERLRRLTGSIGTWFRPSRTRHATPAVQRAARRAGYPHVLSYDVDSLDFTSPGASAVVAQVTGQIRNGSVVSLHFGYADTVAALPPLLADLDRRGLRAVTTTELLT, encoded by the coding sequence GTGTATCTGACCGACCGCCGCGGTGCGCTGCGGGCGGGTGCGGCCGTCGCCTTCACGGGAGCGCTCACCACCGCCTGCGGAACGGACCCCCGCCCCGCCCCCTCCCGGCCCCCTGACCCCTCCCGATCCTCCGACTCCTCCCGGCCCTCCGGACCCACGGGACCCCCCGGGCCGTCCGAGGCCGCCCCGCCCCGCCGAAGCGCCGCCGCGGCCCCCGCGCCGCGCCGCTTCCCCGGCCACCCCGCCGAGATCGAGAGCGGGCCCCGCGACCGCCCCCGCGTCGCGCTCACCTTCCACGGACAGGGCGACCCCGCCGTCGCGCGCGCCCTGCTCACCGAGGCCGAGAAGACCGGCGCCCGGATCACCGTCCTCGCCGTCGGCGACTGGCTCGACCGGAACCCCGGACTCGCCCGGCGGGTCCTCGACGGCGGCCACGACCTCGGCAACCACACCCAGCGCCACCTCGACATCAACACCATGACCGAGCGGCGGGCCTACGACGAGATCAGAGCCTGCGCCGAACGGCTGCGCCGCCTCACCGGCTCCATCGGCACCTGGTTCCGCCCCTCCCGCACCCGGCACGCCACCCCGGCCGTCCAGCGGGCCGCCCGCCGGGCCGGCTACCCACACGTCCTCTCGTACGACGTCGACTCCCTCGACTTCACCTCGCCCGGTGCCTCGGCCGTCGTCGCGCAGGTCACCGGGCAGATCCGCAACGGATCGGTGGTGAGTCTCCACTTCGGCTACGCGGACACGGTCGCCGCGCTGCCGCCCCTCCTCGCCGACCTCGACCGCCGCGGCCTGCGCGCGGTGACCACCACGGAGCTGCTGACCTGA
- a CDS encoding enoyl-CoA hydratase/isomerase family protein → MTVNLEVAEGVGVIRLDRPPMNALDIATQDRLRELAQEATDRDDVRAVVLYGGEKVFAAGADIKEMQAMDHAAMVRRSRALQDSFTAVARIPKPVVAAVTGYALGGGCELALCADYRIAADNAKLGQPEILLGLIPGAGGTQRLSRLVGPSKAKDLVFTGRMVKADEALRLGLVDRVVPAGEVYEQAHTWAAKLAQGPALALRAAKESIDQGLEADIDTGLAIERTWFAGLFATEDRERGMRSFVEEGPGKAKFV, encoded by the coding sequence ATGACTGTGAACCTCGAAGTCGCCGAGGGTGTCGGCGTCATCCGCCTCGACCGCCCTCCGATGAACGCCCTGGACATCGCCACCCAGGACCGGCTGCGCGAACTCGCCCAGGAGGCGACCGACCGCGACGACGTGCGGGCCGTGGTCCTCTACGGCGGCGAGAAGGTGTTCGCGGCCGGCGCGGACATCAAGGAGATGCAGGCCATGGACCACGCCGCCATGGTCAGGCGGTCGCGGGCGCTCCAGGACTCCTTCACCGCGGTCGCCCGCATCCCCAAACCGGTCGTCGCCGCGGTCACCGGCTACGCCCTGGGCGGTGGCTGCGAACTGGCCCTGTGCGCCGACTACCGGATCGCCGCCGACAACGCCAAGCTCGGCCAGCCCGAGATCCTGCTCGGTCTGATCCCGGGCGCGGGCGGCACCCAGCGCCTCTCCCGCCTGGTCGGCCCCTCGAAGGCCAAGGACCTCGTCTTCACCGGGCGGATGGTGAAGGCCGACGAGGCGCTCCGGCTCGGCCTGGTCGACCGGGTCGTGCCGGCCGGCGAGGTGTACGAGCAGGCGCACACCTGGGCCGCGAAGCTCGCCCAGGGACCGGCGCTCGCGCTGCGCGCCGCCAAGGAGTCGATCGACCAGGGCCTGGAGGCGGACATCGACACCGGCCTCGCGATCGAGCGCACCTGGTTCGCCGGCCTGTTCGCGACCGAGGACCGTGAGCGCGGGATGCGCAGCTTCGTCGAGGAAGGGCCGGGCAAGGCGAAGTTCGTCTGA
- the glgX gene encoding glycogen debranching protein GlgX: MSSAAEQEAVRDGSRGEARPATVVERRGPSVWPGTPTPLGARCRVGPDGVAGTNFALWAGGAEAVDLCLFDADGNETRLPLTELTHEIWHGFVPGVGAGRRYGYRVHGRWDPWTGARWNPAKLLLDPYARAVDGDFALPPEVYGHVRDWPQQQVADTVRDERDSAPHVPKGVVVRDDGPDEWMDDRRPKTPWPDSVIYELHVKGFTRLHPGIPERLRGTYAGLAHPAAIEHLVSLGVTAVELLPVHQFAHEDHLLRRGLRNYWGYNSIGYFAPHAGYSASGSAGGQVGEFKRMVRALHEAGIEVILDVVYNHTAEAGELGPTLSLKGIDNRGYYRLQSDARRYADYTGCGNTLHVVQPQVLRLITDSLRYWVTEMGVDGFRFDLAAALARSMHDVDMLSPFLAVIAQDPVLRRVKLIAEPWDVGDGGYQVGAFPPLWTEWNDRYRDAVRDFWRGALPDVRDLGYRLSGSSDLYAWGGRRPYASVNFVTAHDGFTLRDLVTYERKHNEDNGEGNRDGTDDNRAWNCGAEGESDDPAVGALRLRQLRNLLTTLLLSTGVPMLVAGDEMGRTQGGNNNAYCQDNETSWLDWSLPEDPGRRGLLDLTRRLLDLRHRHPVLRRRAFFSGRPQAADGLRDLAWFTVDGEEMTEGDWYARATTLGLYLSGRDIPGRDARGAQITDDSFLAILHAGALPVDHLLPGPPWAEAYELVLDTSLGDQTRAPGTVYRGAERVRVEARSVMLLRVQE; this comes from the coding sequence GTGTCGAGCGCAGCCGAGCAGGAAGCGGTACGGGACGGGTCGCGGGGCGAGGCAAGGCCCGCCACCGTGGTGGAACGGCGCGGGCCGTCGGTGTGGCCGGGCACGCCGACCCCCCTGGGGGCCCGCTGCCGGGTCGGCCCGGACGGGGTGGCGGGCACGAACTTCGCGCTGTGGGCCGGCGGGGCGGAGGCCGTCGACCTGTGCCTCTTCGACGCCGACGGCAACGAGACCCGGCTGCCGCTCACCGAACTCACCCACGAGATCTGGCACGGCTTCGTCCCCGGGGTGGGAGCGGGCCGGCGGTACGGCTACCGGGTGCACGGCCGCTGGGACCCGTGGACGGGAGCCCGCTGGAATCCGGCGAAACTGCTGCTGGACCCCTACGCGCGGGCGGTCGACGGCGACTTCGCGCTGCCCCCGGAGGTGTACGGGCACGTCCGGGACTGGCCGCAGCAGCAGGTGGCCGACACCGTGCGCGACGAACGGGACTCCGCCCCGCACGTCCCCAAGGGCGTGGTCGTCCGGGACGACGGGCCCGACGAGTGGATGGACGACCGCAGGCCCAAGACGCCGTGGCCGGACTCGGTCATCTACGAACTGCACGTCAAGGGCTTCACCCGGCTCCACCCGGGCATCCCCGAGAGACTGCGGGGCACCTACGCGGGGCTGGCGCATCCCGCGGCGATCGAGCACCTCGTCAGCCTCGGGGTGACGGCGGTCGAACTGCTGCCGGTCCACCAGTTCGCGCACGAGGACCACCTGCTGCGGCGCGGGCTGCGGAACTACTGGGGCTACAACTCCATCGGCTACTTCGCCCCGCACGCGGGCTACTCCGCCTCGGGGTCGGCCGGCGGACAGGTCGGCGAGTTCAAGCGGATGGTGCGGGCGCTGCACGAGGCCGGCATCGAGGTCATCCTCGACGTGGTCTACAACCACACGGCCGAGGCGGGCGAGCTCGGCCCGACCCTGTCACTCAAGGGCATCGACAACCGCGGCTACTACCGGCTCCAGTCCGACGCCCGCCGCTACGCCGACTACACCGGCTGCGGCAACACCCTGCACGTCGTCCAGCCGCAGGTGCTCCGGCTGATCACCGACTCGCTGCGGTACTGGGTGACGGAGATGGGCGTGGACGGCTTCCGCTTCGACCTGGCGGCGGCGCTCGCCCGCTCGATGCACGACGTCGACATGCTCTCGCCGTTCCTCGCGGTCATCGCCCAGGACCCGGTGCTGCGCCGGGTCAAGCTGATCGCCGAGCCGTGGGACGTCGGCGACGGCGGCTACCAGGTGGGGGCCTTCCCTCCTCTGTGGACGGAATGGAACGACCGCTACCGCGACGCCGTCCGCGACTTCTGGCGCGGCGCCCTGCCGGACGTGCGGGACCTCGGCTACCGGCTCTCCGGGTCGAGCGACCTGTACGCGTGGGGCGGCCGGCGGCCGTACGCCTCGGTCAACTTCGTCACCGCCCACGACGGCTTCACCCTGCGCGACCTGGTGACGTACGAGCGGAAACACAACGAGGACAACGGTGAGGGCAACCGGGACGGCACGGACGACAACCGGGCCTGGAACTGCGGCGCCGAAGGCGAGAGCGACGACCCCGCGGTCGGCGCGCTGCGGCTGCGCCAGCTACGGAACCTGCTGACGACGCTGCTGCTGTCGACCGGAGTGCCGATGCTGGTCGCCGGGGACGAGATGGGCCGCACCCAGGGCGGCAACAACAACGCCTACTGCCAGGACAACGAGACGAGCTGGCTGGACTGGTCCCTGCCCGAGGACCCCGGCCGCCGCGGCCTGCTCGACCTGACCCGCCGACTGCTCGACCTGCGGCACCGTCATCCGGTGCTGCGCCGCCGGGCGTTCTTCTCCGGGCGTCCGCAGGCCGCGGACGGGCTGCGGGACCTGGCCTGGTTCACCGTGGACGGCGAGGAGATGACGGAGGGCGACTGGTACGCCCGCGCCACCACGCTCGGCCTGTACCTGTCGGGCCGCGACATCCCGGGACGGGACGCGCGGGGCGCGCAGATCACCGACGACAGTTTCCTGGCGATCCTGCACGCGGGAGCGCTACCGGTGGACCACCTGCTGCCGGGCCCGCCGTGGGCGGAGGCGTACGAGCTGGTCCTGGACACCTCGCTGGGCGACCAGACCCGCGCCCCGGGCACGGTGTACCGGGGCGCGGAGCGGGTGCGGGTGGAGGCGAGGTCGGTGATGCTGCTGCGGGTCCAGGAGTGA
- a CDS encoding L,D-transpeptidase, with protein sequence MKHVLKRARAGAVLALAAAGLVAGLVGCTEKDDGGGAGVSLPGKARAPGDVIRVSPRDGSRAVPADGPIEVSVDSGRLERVTVARVEDAQRAEVAGEISADGLRWRPGAGVRLALSAKYSVDVVALDGHGRRSARHTTFTTVVPERRFIGYFKPENRSTVGTGMIVSFGFNRPIENREAVERAIRVTSDPPVEVAGHWFGKERLDFRPAEFWKPGTEVTVDLRLRDVEGARGVYGIQDKRVGFTIGRSQVSVVDAAEHTMVVRRDGEVLATVPITAGAPKTTTYNGKMVVTELYDVTRMDGRTVGFGGEYDIKDVPHAMRLTDSGTFLHGNYWADESTFGSANVSHGCVGLRDDKGGNPDSPAGWFFDRTLIGDVVEVVNSRDRKVAPDNGLGGWNMDWAQWKAGSLLR encoded by the coding sequence GTGAAACACGTACTGAAGCGGGCGAGGGCCGGTGCGGTGCTCGCCTTGGCGGCGGCGGGACTGGTGGCCGGCCTGGTGGGCTGCACCGAGAAGGACGACGGCGGCGGTGCCGGCGTATCGCTCCCGGGGAAGGCGCGGGCACCCGGCGACGTCATCCGGGTCAGCCCGCGGGACGGCAGCCGGGCCGTGCCCGCCGACGGTCCCATCGAGGTGAGCGTCGACAGCGGCCGGCTCGAACGGGTGACGGTGGCGCGGGTGGAGGACGCCCAGCGGGCGGAGGTGGCCGGCGAGATCAGCGCGGACGGGCTGCGCTGGCGGCCCGGCGCCGGCGTACGGCTCGCGCTGTCCGCCAAGTACAGCGTCGACGTGGTCGCGCTCGACGGGCACGGCCGGCGCTCCGCCCGGCACACCACGTTCACCACGGTCGTCCCCGAGCGGCGCTTCATCGGCTACTTCAAGCCGGAGAACCGTTCCACGGTCGGCACCGGAATGATCGTGTCCTTCGGTTTCAACCGGCCGATCGAGAACAGGGAGGCCGTCGAACGGGCCATCCGCGTCACCTCCGACCCGCCGGTGGAGGTGGCCGGCCACTGGTTCGGCAAGGAACGCCTCGACTTCAGGCCCGCCGAGTTCTGGAAGCCCGGCACGGAGGTCACCGTCGACCTGCGCCTGCGGGACGTGGAGGGCGCGCGGGGCGTCTACGGGATCCAGGACAAGCGCGTCGGGTTCACCATCGGCCGCTCCCAGGTGTCCGTGGTCGACGCCGCCGAGCACACCATGGTGGTGCGCCGGGACGGCGAGGTGCTCGCGACCGTGCCGATCACGGCCGGGGCGCCGAAGACCACGACGTACAACGGCAAGATGGTGGTCACCGAGCTGTACGACGTCACGCGGATGGACGGACGCACGGTCGGTTTCGGCGGCGAGTACGACATCAAGGACGTGCCGCACGCGATGCGCCTCACCGACTCCGGCACCTTCCTGCACGGCAACTACTGGGCCGACGAGTCCACCTTCGGTTCCGCCAACGTGAGCCACGGCTGCGTGGGGCTGCGGGACGACAAGGGCGGCAACCCCGACTCGCCGGCGGGCTGGTTCTTCGACCGTACGCTCATCGGCGACGTGGTGGAGGTGGTCAACTCCCGCGACCGGAAGGTGGCTCCCGACAACGGACTGGGAGGCTGGAACATGGACTGGGCGCAGTGGAAGGCCGGCTCCCTGCTGCGCTGA
- a CDS encoding L,D-transpeptidase produces the protein MVKGLPISGASAGTTGRPARRRGGRLQALAVGVLLLALTACGGGDPAGAGKDGQDPSSLGGGQQDNAASQAVVTITPKDGADAVATSGALKVTADQGKLTTVTVADSKGNEIEGRLSADGADWQPVGHLAAATQYKVHAVATDSAGRESAKDTTFSTLVPKNTFIGQYTPEDGSTVGVGMPVSVNFTRGITDTEAVEKAIKVTAEPPVRIEGHWFGNDRLDFRPERYWASGTKVTVELNLDGVEGRPGVYGKQKKTISFTIGRRQVSTVDASAKTMKIERDGRIIKTLPITAGAPSTTTYNGQMVISEKYKVTRMNGATVGFGGEYDIKDVPHAMRLSTSGTFVHGNYWASAGTFGSANVSHGCVGLRDTRGAGDGSTPAAWFYDRSIIGDVVIVKNSRDKQIQPENGLNGWNMDWSEWIR, from the coding sequence ATGGTCAAGGGGCTGCCGATATCGGGGGCGTCGGCCGGAACCACGGGGCGGCCGGCGCGTCGGCGCGGGGGACGCCTTCAGGCGCTCGCGGTGGGGGTGTTGCTGCTGGCGCTCACGGCCTGCGGAGGCGGTGACCCCGCCGGGGCGGGCAAGGACGGGCAGGACCCCTCGTCGCTGGGCGGCGGGCAGCAGGACAACGCGGCCTCGCAGGCCGTCGTCACGATCACGCCGAAGGACGGCGCGGACGCCGTCGCCACCAGTGGTGCTCTGAAGGTGACGGCGGACCAGGGCAAGCTGACCACGGTGACCGTCGCCGACTCCAAGGGCAACGAGATCGAGGGCAGGCTGTCCGCGGACGGGGCCGACTGGCAGCCCGTCGGCCACCTGGCCGCCGCCACCCAGTACAAGGTGCACGCGGTCGCGACGGACTCCGCGGGCCGTGAGTCCGCCAAGGACACCACCTTCAGCACCCTCGTACCGAAGAACACCTTCATCGGCCAGTACACGCCGGAGGACGGTTCGACCGTCGGCGTCGGCATGCCGGTCTCCGTCAACTTCACCCGGGGCATCACCGACACCGAGGCCGTCGAGAAGGCGATCAAGGTGACGGCGGAGCCGCCGGTACGGATCGAGGGCCACTGGTTCGGCAACGACCGCCTCGACTTCCGCCCGGAGCGGTACTGGGCCTCGGGCACCAAGGTGACCGTCGAGCTCAATCTCGACGGCGTCGAGGGGCGGCCGGGCGTCTACGGCAAGCAGAAGAAGACGATCTCCTTCACCATCGGCCGCCGCCAGGTCTCCACCGTGGACGCCTCCGCCAAGACGATGAAGATCGAGCGGGACGGCCGGATCATCAAGACCCTGCCGATCACCGCGGGCGCCCCGTCGACCACCACCTACAACGGGCAGATGGTCATCAGCGAGAAGTACAAGGTCACCCGGATGAACGGGGCCACCGTCGGCTTCGGGGGCGAGTACGACATCAAGGACGTGCCGCACGCGATGCGGCTGTCCACTTCGGGCACCTTCGTCCACGGCAACTACTGGGCCTCCGCCGGCACCTTCGGCTCGGCCAACGTCAGCCATGGCTGCGTCGGCCTGCGCGACACGCGCGGCGCGGGTGACGGCTCCACGCCCGCGGCCTGGTTCTACGACCGCTCGATCATCGGCGACGTGGTGATCGTGAAGAACTCCAGGGACAAGCAGATCCAGCCGGAGAACGGTCTCAACGGCTGGAACATGGACTGGTCGGAGTGGATCAGGTAG